In Marinibacterium anthonyi, the DNA window CAGCAGATCGTGCGGGGCGTCCAGCAGCGGGGCGGCGGACTCGAAGACCTTTTCGTTGAAGGTGCCCGCAAAGCCCTGTTCGGCGGCGATCAGCACGACGATGGGCTTTCCGGTGGGACCATTGGCGGCGGGCGCGCGGCCGCCGGGCAGGAAGCTGAGCGCATGACCGATGGCGTCGCCGATCGTGTCGGCATAGGTGCGAATGCTTTCCACATGCTCGTGCGCTTCCTGCACGCGGGACGCCGCGATGCCGCGCATGGCCGAGATCACCGAGGACAGTTTGTGAACCGTCTCGATCCGGGCCTCGATATGGGCGGATTCGCTTATCGGTCGTCTCCCGTCGTGGCCTGCATGTCGCGCGCCAGTGCCGTGACCTCGGCCACCAGTCTGGCGCGCAGGGCGTCGGGCAGCTTGCCGGTCTTCTCCAGCTCCTGCAGCGCGTCCGGAACGCGGGCGTCCAGCCGGGCGGGCAGCTGGGTGCGCAGGGCGGGCAGGGCGTTCTCGGACAGCTTGTCCAGCACCCCTTCGGCCAGCGCCGCCAGCAGCGCCACCTGGTCGCCCAGCCGCAGGCCCGCATAGCGCGGCTGGGTCAGCAGCGCGCGGATCCGTTCCCCCCGCGTGATCTGGGCCTGGACGCGCGGGTTCGACAGGCCGCCAAAGCGGGTGAACATCTCAAGCTCAAGAAACTGCGCGTAATCCAGCCGGACCCGGCCCGCCACCGCGTGCATCGCCGGTTTCTGCGCCTTGCCGCCGACCCGGCTGACCGACAGGCCCACGTCCACGGCGGGCCGTTGCCCGGCGGCGAACAGGTGCGACGACAGCGCGATCTGCCCGTCGGTGATCGAAATCAGGTTGGTCGGGATATAGGCCGACAGGTTCCCGGCATCGGTTTCCGCAATCGGCAGTGCGGTCAGCGACCCGCCGCCCAGCTCTGGCGACAGTTTCGCGGCGCGTTCCAGCAGGCGGGCGTGCAGGTAGAAGATATCGCCGGGATAGGCCTCGCGCCCCGGCGGTTCGCGGGTCAGCAGCGCCAGTTCGCGGTGGGTGGCGGCGTGGCGGGTCAGGTCGTCGATGACGATCAGCGCGTGCTGTCCCCGGTCGCGGAAGTATTCGGCCATCGCCATCCCCGCGAAAGGGGCGATCCATTGCAGCCCGGGCGCGGCGGCCGCGCCGCCGACGACAAAGATGCAGCGATCGGCATTGCCGTGCTGGCGGACGGCGGCGATCACCCGTTC includes these proteins:
- the atpA_1 gene encoding ATP synthase subunit alpha, producing MTEPLSPALSGWLEASRHRLDKTDLSPEAETLGRVTHLADGIARVSGLPDAPLGALLRCAGGSYAFAHSLDRDGIDAVLLDDTASVHVGEGVSDTGDVVRVPVGEALLGRVIDPLGRPLDGGSAIHAETQMPVERPAPEIIERDLVSEPLETGLLVVDSLFAVGRGQRELIVGDRSTGKTALAIDAIVNQKNSDVVCVYVAVGQRATAVERVIAAVRQHGNADRCIFVVGGAAAAPGLQWIAPFAGMAMAEYFRDRGQHALIVIDDLTRHAATHRELALLTREPPGREAYPGDIFYLHARLLERAAKLSPELGGGSLTALPIAETDAGNLSAYIPTNLISITDGQIALSSHLFAAGQRPAVDVGLSVSRVGGKAQKPAMHAVAGRVRLDYAQFLELEMFTRFGGLSNPRVQAQITRGERIRALLTQPRYAGLRLGDQVALLAALAEGVLDKLSENALPALRTQLPARLDARVPDALQELEKTGKLPDALRARLVAEVTALARDMQATTGDDR